One part of the Streptomyces nigra genome encodes these proteins:
- a CDS encoding glucose-6-phosphate dehydrogenase: MIGRLAVFGATGDLTARFLLPALAALRGAGHVGDGLDLLCAGRQDWSTDQYREWAADRLGPSRSEDADAVVASARYVRCDVADPDEVAAALAGDGPVAVYLALPPAVFPAAVVALHRAGLPEGSRIVLEKPFGEDLAGAQELNRLLAALVPEQAVFRVDHFLAMSTVQNVLGSRLTNRVLEPLWNGTHIAEIEIVWDETLALEGRAGYYDHVGALKDMIQNHLLQLLCLVAMEPPITLGERDLRDRKVDVLRSVRPLTEEDAVRRTRRARYLPGRIGDRDIPAYADEDGVDPGRGTETFAEVELEIDNWRWSGCVFRLRSGKALGTDRKEVAVHFRSVPHLPFRHGGTAVPNVLRFQLEPEGLTLDLTGTGSGTDAFTPLTLTARMDPPPLPAYARVLLDVLTGDPALSIRSDEAEEAWRVVDPVLSAWRKDLVPLEEYPAGSDGPPAR, translated from the coding sequence ATGATCGGGCGGCTTGCCGTCTTCGGCGCGACGGGCGATCTCACCGCCCGCTTCCTGCTGCCCGCGCTGGCCGCCCTGCGCGGCGCCGGGCACGTGGGTGACGGCCTGGACCTGCTCTGCGCCGGACGCCAGGACTGGAGCACCGACCAGTACCGGGAGTGGGCGGCGGACCGGCTCGGGCCGTCACGGTCCGAGGACGCCGACGCGGTCGTGGCGTCGGCCCGCTATGTCCGCTGCGATGTCGCCGACCCCGACGAGGTCGCCGCCGCCCTCGCCGGGGACGGGCCGGTCGCCGTCTACCTGGCGCTGCCCCCGGCGGTGTTCCCCGCGGCGGTCGTCGCGCTGCACCGGGCCGGCCTGCCGGAGGGCAGCCGGATCGTCCTGGAGAAGCCGTTCGGCGAGGACCTGGCCGGGGCGCAGGAGCTCAACCGGCTGCTCGCCGCGCTCGTGCCGGAGCAGGCGGTGTTCCGCGTCGACCACTTCCTGGCCATGTCGACCGTGCAGAACGTCCTCGGCAGCCGGCTGACCAACCGGGTCCTGGAGCCGCTGTGGAACGGCACGCACATCGCCGAGATCGAGATCGTCTGGGACGAGACCCTCGCCCTGGAGGGCAGGGCCGGCTACTACGACCACGTCGGCGCCCTCAAGGACATGATCCAGAATCATCTGCTGCAACTGCTGTGCCTGGTGGCCATGGAACCGCCGATCACCCTCGGCGAGCGGGACCTGCGGGACCGCAAGGTCGACGTCCTGCGCTCGGTCCGGCCGCTCACCGAGGAGGACGCCGTGCGCCGCACCCGCCGGGCGCGCTATCTGCCGGGCCGGATCGGCGACCGTGACATCCCCGCCTACGCCGACGAGGACGGCGTCGACCCGGGCCGCGGCACCGAGACCTTCGCCGAGGTGGAACTGGAGATCGACAACTGGCGCTGGTCCGGCTGCGTCTTCCGGCTGCGCAGCGGCAAGGCGCTCGGCACGGACCGCAAGGAGGTGGCCGTGCACTTCCGTTCCGTGCCGCACCTGCCGTTCCGGCACGGCGGGACCGCCGTGCCCAACGTGCTCCGCTTCCAGCTCGAACCGGAGGGACTCACCCTGGACCTCACGGGCACCGGCTCCGGCACAGACGCGTTCACCCCGCTCACCCTCACCGCCCGGATGGACCCGCCGCCCCTGCCGGCCTACGCCCGGGTCCTGCTGGACGTGCTCACGGGCGACCCGGCCCTGTCGATCCGCAGCGACGAGGCGGAGGAGGCGTGGCGGGTCGTCGACCCCGTGCTGTCCGCGTGGCGCAAGGACCTCGTACCGCTGGAGGAGTATCCGGCCGGCTCGGACGGCCCGCCCGCACGATGA
- a CDS encoding gluconokinase, with the protein MTPHGTDPPSVVVMGVSGTGKSTVGRLLAVRLGVPFADADELHPPANIAKMASGVPLDDADRLPWLESVGRLLRTHQEDGTGAVVTCSALRRRYRDVLRAACPGAFFLHLTGDPRLLAERIGRRSGHFMPAGLLDSQLRTLEPLEPGEDGTSIDVTPPPEEVAATAARLFRGTADGTP; encoded by the coding sequence ATGACCCCGCACGGCACGGACCCGCCCTCCGTGGTGGTCATGGGCGTCTCCGGGACCGGCAAGTCCACGGTGGGCCGGCTGCTGGCCGTACGTCTCGGCGTGCCGTTCGCGGACGCGGACGAACTGCACCCGCCGGCCAACATCGCCAAGATGGCGTCGGGCGTCCCGCTCGACGACGCGGACCGCCTGCCCTGGCTGGAGAGCGTCGGCCGGCTGCTCCGCACACACCAGGAGGACGGCACCGGTGCCGTGGTCACCTGCTCCGCGCTCAGGCGCCGCTACCGGGACGTCCTGCGCGCGGCCTGCCCCGGCGCCTTCTTCCTGCACCTCACCGGTGATCCGCGGCTGCTCGCGGAGCGGATCGGGCGGCGCAGCGGCCACTTCATGCCCGCCGGGCTGCTCGACTCGCAGCTGCGGACGCTGGAACCCCTGGAACCCGGCGAGGACGGGACCTCGATCGATGTGACGCCCCCGCCCGAGGAGGTCGCCGCCACGGCGGCCCGGCTGTTCCGAGGCACTGCGGACGGCACGCCCTGA
- a CDS encoding glycoside hydrolase family 15 protein translates to MHDPDPPFRPVRRPDGHLPLEDLGLIGDGTTAALVGLDGSVPWLCLPRFDDAPVLCGLLDHARGGHFTLAPEDLREARQFYEPDTGVLVTELRAATGVVRITDALSLRSGADLTDDVPAGRGELVRSARVLDGHVRLRAELEPRGGARTRALFSGLEVLPSGRPELRLHLRSNRPLDGLRTVHELSRGERLDIVLSWGRFHRHHRFDAEEMLRTTADAWHRWMRHLVYDGPEEPLVRRAAITLKLCDDWVHGSLVAAPTSSLPAPIGGVRNWDYRYAWIRDAAYAVFALRRIGFGGEADAFLGWVLDAFEDSGQPRIMYGLRGGPVPDETVDGALEGYRRSAPVRWGNGAADQRQHDVYGEILDCAHQWLRSGGEIQPALWASLAGLADTAEQAWRQPDQGIWEVRGEGRVFTYSAGLCQVAVDRAARIGARLGLPGRVTEWRDAADRLRQLVLDSWDPGARTLSAHLDGGGVLDASLLALPLREVVPAGHPRMTATTAAVAERLSAGGGLLYRYLHDESPDGLAGDEGAFVLCSFWLVDNLVAQGRIEEAENLYASLCARASPLGLLSEQIDPTTGAFMGNFPQAFSHIGVVASGVNLARARAGVTR, encoded by the coding sequence ATGCATGACCCCGACCCGCCCTTCCGGCCGGTCCGCAGACCCGACGGCCATCTGCCGCTGGAGGACCTCGGGCTCATCGGCGACGGTACGACCGCCGCCCTGGTCGGCCTCGACGGGTCCGTCCCCTGGCTGTGCCTGCCCCGCTTCGACGACGCGCCCGTCCTGTGCGGCCTGCTCGACCACGCCCGGGGCGGCCACTTCACCCTCGCGCCCGAGGACCTCAGGGAGGCACGGCAGTTCTACGAACCGGACACCGGTGTCCTCGTCACCGAACTGCGCGCCGCCACCGGGGTCGTCCGGATCACCGACGCGCTGTCCCTGCGCTCCGGCGCCGACCTCACCGACGACGTACCGGCCGGCCGCGGCGAACTCGTGCGCTCGGCGCGGGTCCTCGACGGGCACGTCCGGCTGCGCGCCGAACTGGAACCGCGCGGCGGCGCCCGCACCCGGGCCCTGTTCAGCGGACTCGAGGTGCTGCCGTCCGGACGCCCGGAGCTACGGCTGCATCTGCGCTCCAACCGGCCTCTCGACGGCCTGCGCACCGTCCACGAACTGTCGCGGGGCGAACGGCTCGACATCGTCCTGTCCTGGGGGCGCTTCCACCGGCACCACCGCTTCGACGCGGAGGAGATGCTGCGGACCACCGCCGACGCCTGGCACCGCTGGATGCGCCACCTCGTCTACGACGGCCCCGAGGAGCCCCTGGTCAGACGGGCCGCGATCACCCTGAAGCTCTGCGACGACTGGGTGCACGGCTCGCTGGTCGCCGCCCCCACGTCCTCCCTGCCCGCCCCGATCGGCGGCGTCCGCAACTGGGACTACCGCTACGCCTGGATCCGCGACGCCGCCTACGCCGTGTTCGCGCTGCGCCGTATCGGGTTCGGCGGCGAGGCGGACGCCTTCCTCGGCTGGGTCCTGGACGCCTTCGAGGACAGCGGACAGCCCCGCATCATGTACGGCCTGCGGGGCGGCCCGGTGCCCGACGAGACCGTGGACGGCGCCTTGGAGGGGTACCGGCGCTCGGCCCCCGTGCGCTGGGGCAACGGCGCCGCCGACCAGCGCCAGCACGACGTGTACGGCGAGATCCTGGACTGCGCCCACCAGTGGCTGCGCTCCGGCGGCGAGATCCAGCCCGCCCTGTGGGCGAGCCTGGCCGGCCTCGCCGACACCGCCGAGCAGGCCTGGCGGCAGCCGGACCAGGGGATCTGGGAGGTCCGTGGCGAAGGCCGCGTCTTCACCTACTCGGCCGGGCTCTGCCAGGTCGCCGTCGACCGGGCCGCGCGGATCGGCGCGCGGCTGGGACTGCCCGGCCGGGTCACCGAGTGGCGGGACGCCGCGGACCGGCTGCGGCAGCTCGTCCTGGACTCCTGGGACCCCGGGGCGCGGACCCTCAGCGCGCACCTGGACGGCGGCGGCGTCCTCGACGCCAGTCTGCTCGCCCTCCCACTGCGCGAGGTCGTGCCGGCCGGTCACCCCCGGATGACGGCGACCACCGCCGCCGTCGCCGAACGTCTGTCCGCGGGCGGCGGCCTGCTGTACCGCTATCTGCACGACGAGTCACCCGACGGACTCGCCGGTGACGAGGGCGCGTTCGTCCTGTGCAGCTTCTGGCTGGTGGACAACCTCGTCGCCCAGGGCAGGATCGAGGAGGCGGAGAACCTGTACGCCTCGCTGTGCGCCCGGGCGAGCCCGCTCGGGCTGCTGTCGGAACAGATCGATCCCACGACAGGAGCGTTCATGGGGAACTTCCCGCAGGCCTTCAGCCATATCGGGGTGGTCGCGAGCGGGGTGAACCTCGCCAGGGCCCGGGCGGGTGTCACGCGATGA